Genomic window (Salvelinus sp. IW2-2015 unplaced genomic scaffold, ASM291031v2 Un_scaffold3470, whole genome shotgun sequence):
aggctttatctgatgatttagcccatcatatgggttagggttaggcttttatctgatgatttagcccatccatagggttagggttaggctttatctgatgatttagcccatccatagggttagggttaggctttatctgatgatttagcccatcgcatagggttagggttaggctttatctgatgatttagcccatcgcatagggttagggttaggctttatcTGATGATTTGCCCATCGCATAGGGTTAGGTTAGGCTTTATCTGATGATTTAGCCCAtcaatagggttagggttaggctttattgatgatttagcccatcaatagggttagggttaggctttatctgatgatttagcccatcacatagggttagggttaggctttatctgatgcatttagcccatcacatagggttagggttagggtttagggtttatctgatgatttagcccatcacatagggttagggttaggctttatctgatgatttagcccatcacctagggttagggttaggctttatctgatgatttagccatcacctagggttagggttaggctttatctgatgatttagcccatcacctaggttagggttagggttagggtgctttatctgatgatttagcccatcacatagggttagggttaggctttatctgatgatttagccatcacatagggttagggttaggctttattCTGATGATTTAGCCccacatagggttagggttaggctttatctgatgatttagcccatcacatagggttagggttaggcttttatctgatgatttagcccatcacatagggttagggttaggctttatctgatgatttagcccatcacatagggttagggttaggctttatctgatgatttagcccatcacatagggttagggttaggctttatctgatgatttagcccatcacatagggttagggttaggctttatctgatgatttagcccatcacatagggttagggttaggctttatctgatgtttagcccatcacatagggttagggttaggctttatcTGATGATTTAGCCATCacataggttagggttaggctttatctgatgatttagcatcacatagggttagggttaggctttatcTGATGATTTAGCCCATCACATAGGGTAGGGTTGGCTTTACTGATGATTTAGCCCatcactagggttagggttaggctttatctgatgattagcccatcacatagggttagggttaggctttatctgatgatttagccatcacatagggttagggttaggctttatctgatgatttagcccatcacataggttagggttaggctttatctgatgatttagcccatcacatagggttagggttaggctttatctgatgatttagcccatcacatagggttagggttaggctttatctgatgatttagcccatcacatagggttagggttaggctttatctgatgatttagcccatcacatagggttagggttaggctttatctgatgatttagcccatcacatagggttagggttaggctttatctgatgatttagcccatcacatagggttagggttaggctttatctgatgatttagcccatcacatagggttagggttagggttagggttaggctttatctgatgatttagcccatcacatagggttagggttaggctttatctgatgatttagcccatcacatagggttagggttaggctttatctgatgatttagcccatcacatagggttagggttaggctttatctgatgatttagcccatcacatagggttagggttaggctttatctgatgatttagcccatcacatagggttagggttagggttagggttaggctttatctgatgatttagcccatcacatagggttaggttaggctttatctgatgatttagcccatcacatagggttagggttaggctttatccgatgatttagcccatcacatagggagaacacatatatatatatactttttttgttgtatcTGTACTCTTCTACATGATATCATCTCTCTGCCATCTCAGATTAGACTTGATTAcggtacagaacacacacacacacacacacacagacacacacagagacagacacacacacacacacacacacacacacacacacacacacacacacacacacacacacacacacacacacacacacacacacacacacacacacacacacacacacgaccacgcCACCNNNNNNNNNNNNNNNNNNNNNNNNNNNNNNNNNNNNNNNNNNNNNNNNNNNNNNNNNNNNNNNNNNNNNNNNNNNNNNNNNNNNNNNNNNNNNNNNNNNNNNNNNNNNNNNNNNNNNNNNNNNNNNNNNNNNNNNNNNNNNNNNNNNNNNNNNNNNNNNNNNNNNNNNNNNNNNNNNNNNNNNNNNNNNNNNNNNNNNNNNNNNNNNNNNNNNNNNNNNNNNNNNNNNNNNNNNNNNNNNNNNNNNNNNNNNNNNNNNNNNNNNNNNNNNNNNNNNNNNNNNNNNNNNNNNNNNNNNNNNNNNNNNNNNNNNNNNNNNNNNNNNNNNNNNNNNNNNNNNNNNNNNNNNNNNNNNNNNNNNNNNNNNNNNNNNNNNNNNNNNNNNNNNNNNNNNNNNNNNNNNNNNNNNNNNNNNNNNNNNNNNNNNNNNNNNNNNNNNNNNNNNNNNNNNNNNNNNNNNNNNNNNNNNNNNNNNNNNNNNNNNNNNNNNNNNNNNNNNNNNNNNNNNNNNNNNNNNNNNNNNNNNNNNNNNNNNNNNNNNNNNNNNNNNNNNNNNNNNNNNNNNNNNNNNNNNNNNNNNNNNNNNNNNNNNNNNNNNNNNNNNNNNNNNNNNNNNNNNNNNNNNNNNNNNNNNNNNNNNNNNNNNNNNNNNNNNNNNNNNNNNNNNNNNNNNNNNNNNNNNNNNNNNNNNNNNNNNNNNNNNNNNNNNNNNNNNNNNNNNNNNNNNNNNNNNNNNNNNNNNNNNNNNNNNNNNNNNNNNNNNNNNNNNNNNNNNNNNNNNNNNNNNNNNNNNNNNNNNNNNNNNNNNNNNNNNNNNNNNNNNNNNNNNNNNNNNNNNNNNNNNNNNNNNNNNNNNNNNNNNNNNNNNNNNNNNNNNNNNNNNNNNNNNNNNNNNNNNNNNNNNNNNNNNNNNNNNNNNNNNNNNNNNNNNNNNNNNNNNNNNNNNNNNNNNNNNNNNNNNNNNNNNNNNNNNNNNNNNNNNNNNNNNNNNNNNNNNNNNNNNNNNNNNNNNNNNNNNNNNNNNNNNNNNNNNNNNNNNNNNNNNNNNNNNNNNNNNNNNNNNNNNNNNNNNNNNNNNNNNNNNNNNNNNNNNNNNNNNNNNNNNNNNNNNNNNNNNNNNNNNNNNNNNNNNNNNNNNNNNNNNNNNNNNNNNNNNNNNNNNNNNNNNNNNNNNNNNNNNNNNNNNNNNNNNNNNNNNNNNNNNNNNNNNNNNNNNNNNNNNNNNNNNNNNNNNNNNNNNNNNNNNNNNNNNNNNNNNNNNNNNNNNNNNNNNNNNNNNNNNNNNNNNNNNNNNNNNNNNNNNNNNNNNNNNNNNNNNNNNNNNNNNNNNNNNNNNNNNNNNNNNNNNNNNNNNNNNNNNNNNNNNNNNNNNNNNNNNNNNNNNNNNNNNNNNNNNNNNNNNNNNNNNNNNNNNNNNNNNNNNNNNNNNNNNNNNNNNNNNNNNNNNNNNNNNNNNNNNNNNNNNNNNNNNNNNNNNNNNNNNNNNNNNNNNNNNNNNNNNNNNNNNNNNNNNNNNNNNNNNNNNNNNNNNNNNNNNNNNNNNNNNNNNNNNNNNNNNNNNNNNNNNNNNNNNNNNNNNNNNNNNNNNNNNNNNNNNNNNNNNNNNNNNNNNNNNNNNNNNNNNNNNNNNNNNNNNNNNNNNNNNNNNNNNNNNNNNNNNNNNNNNNNNNNNNNNNNNNNNNNNNNNNNNNNNNNNNNNNNNNNNNNNNNNNNNNNNNNNNNNNNNNNNNNNNNNNNNNNNNNNNNNNNNNNNNNNNNNNNNNNNNNNNNNNNNNNNNNNNNNNNNNNNNNNNNNNNNNNNNNNNNNNNNNNNNNNNNNNNNNNNNNNNNNNNNNNNNNNNNNNNNNNNNNNNNNNNNNNNNNNNNNNNNNcacacacacacacacacacatagtaggGCATGGAGAGTTAGCCGGGCATGGAGAGATAGACAGGCAGTAGCAGGTGGGTGGATTTGAAGGTTGCAGTTGCATTTTAAACCCTCAGTCGAATGTTGGTTCATTCAGAGCTTGTCTTACAAAAGCAATGGTTTACAGGGACAGGTCTCCATTATAGATTATTCTTATAGCACCAGGGATCTGTTTAGTGTACTGTTGGTGGCTGGCCAGTGTGGACAGGGCTTGGACAGTGCTTGGACAGGGCTTGGACAGGGCTTGGGGAGGGCTTGGGGATGAGGTTTAATGAATGACGCTGGTGTGTTAATCAGGGATTTGTATCTACATGCTGAGGGATCTTTACCAGGCCCAGATTTAGGCTAAGCTGATTTTCTTACCGACACAGGAGCCAGAGAGACTTTTCTATCCTTCGCTCCTttactcttctccttctctcacgGTCAGAACGAGGGATCAGTCACATTTGTTCACTCCTCCCTCTGTTTCCAGGACATTTTAATCAGtgaggggtcagagagagagagaggaaaagagtgaAACTTTTGTGTGGAGGTGTTGACTTGTTTTCAGGGGCAGGCGGTGGGCTCTGGCTGTCAGCTCTGAGACAAAGCCACTCAGATCTATAGTTTATATTGGATTTTCTCTTTTCACAGGTTGTCAGGCGGCTCCTTTAACTAATGCCTCTGTCGTAGGCATTCCCTGGCAGTCAGCGTTCAATTGTCACATCAATTATGGAATTATGGGTGCAGGATCTGAACATTCTGTTTGTTCTATTATTGCCCGTTAATGATAAACAGTGTGATTGCTATTGTTGTAATACATTTATAATGACATTCTCTTTAGGTCCCTGTCCGGCTGGATGAGATGAGAGCCACATGTAGAGGTCGCCATGGCAACCTGTGACTCCCCTTCTATGGTCTTGCGGCAGGAAAATGGTCAGAAGCTGTTGTTGCTGCCAACAGGGCCGTGTGACGCAGAGAAGACCGAGAGAGACCGAACTGCTGCTGCCGCTGGGATGGATCCCAACTCTGACACCAATCACACCGCCGCTGCACCGGAGCACAGCCCAGCTACCCCCAATAATACCACAGACACCGGCAGCCCACTGAAGAACGAGCAGCACAGCCGTATAGAAAGCTTTACCGGAAACGGGACTGTTGTATTGGGTTCGGACCATGCCCACACTGCTGCATCGCTGGTGGCCCCAGTGAAGGACATCCCCTGTAACGAATGTTCCACCTCCTTCTCCAGTTTACAGCAGTACATGGAGCATCATTGCCCCAACACTCGCCTGCCTAATGCAGCAGGgcgggaagaggaggaagagggtgagagtgagggagaggggaagcCTGATGTAGTGGCGGAGGTGTGTGAAAGAGACAGCGAGATGGAGGATGAGTTAGAAGATAGTGACGTGGAGAACCTGTGCGGCGAGATCGTCTACCAGCCCGACGGATCTGCTTTCATCCTGGAGGACTCCAAAGAGCATCGCGGTGGCGCCTCCCAGGGCCTTCTGTCCCTCAAAACCTTCCCCCCCAGCCCCCACAATCCCACCTCTGCCACCAATAATGCACATTGCGGTTTGATGACCCATGGGGGGGTTCGGGACCAGGCGGAGCTGCCTGCAACTGCACCCATGTCCTTCTGCCCACAGGTCATCAACACTTTCCACATTGCGTCATCCCTCGGGAAAGCATTCCCGGGTGACCCAGCGGCAACATCGTCGTTCCCAAATACCTCAGCATTCGCAGGCGCCAGCGGCCCGGTGTTGCACAGTTTCCGYGTCTACGACCTTCGCCACAAGAACGACAAAGACTATTTGACGGTCGACGGCGCAGCCAAAAATTCCTGTGTGTCCAAAGATGTTCCCAACAATGTGGACTTGTCCAAGTTCGAGGGCTGTGTGAGTGATGGACAGAGGAAGCCAGTGCTGATGTGTTTCCTCTGCAAGCTGTCGTTTGGCTACAGCCGATCGTTTGTGACGCACGCCGTCCACGACCACCGGATGACGCTCAACGAGCAGGAGCAAAAGCTCCTGAGCAACAAGCAYGTCTCTGCCATCATCCAGGGGATTGGCAAGGACAAAGAACCTCTTATAAGCTTTCTGGAACCAAAAAAATCCACCAACTCTGTGCTACCCCACTTTTCTACTGCCGCTAGCTTCCTGGGTCCCGATTCAGGGTTCCACGGCCTGTGGAACGCGTTCCATGCTGAGAATACTGATTCCCTCCAGGCCGGGTTTGCTTTCCTGAAAGGGAGCGCGAGCTCTAACCCCGCCAACCAAACCCCCAGAACCCCACCAATGCCAAAGGCCGAGACCAATCCAAATCTCGTGGGTGTGACCGGCACCTACCTCAGAACCCCCGCCAGTTCTGCTTCCCTGATTCACTCATCTCCCATGGCGACTGTCTTGGAGCGGGATTCTCCCGAGAGCGACTGCGAGGGCCTTCCTCCATGCACTTTGCATGGGTCGGACCTGAACTCATACCCGCTGATCAAACGTGAGCCGGCTGCAGAAGGAGGACAGAGTCCAGAAGAAGACATGGAGGACATTTACTTCAAcggaggggtggagatggagacggAGGATGACGAACCGGTGGGCGACAGCACTAGTAGCAAAGATTCCCCTATTTTAAACCAAAGCATTTCCCACCTGTCTAACAGCGTGCTGAAGTACAGTGGCAACAAAGGCCccttttccttctcttcctcatcccgtgaggagatggagaagaatcAGCTAAACTCAGACCTAGCCAGAGATAGAGATAGCAGTAACGACTCATCCAGTGAGGTCCTGGCTGGTCCAGATggctcttccccctcctctcacctGATGATGCCACGAGACGAAGAGAGTCCGGGACCCCTGCACCAGCATGGGGGAAACCCTGTCACTCCTGGCACACCGGGTACCCCTGGACTGGGCGAGGGGTCCCCAGGTAGTTGCATTGAGTGCCCCAAATGTGACACGGTCCTAGGGTCCTCCCGATCCTTAGGAGGGCACATGACCATGATGCACTCTCGTAACTCCTGCAAGACACTGAAGTGTCCCAAGTGTAACTGGCACTACAAGTACCAGCAGACACTGGACGCCCACATGAAGGAGAAGCACCCAGAGTCTGGAGGGTCCTGTGTGTACTGTCGTACCGGGCAGGCTCACCCACGCCTGGCCCGGGGAGAGAGTTATACATGTGGATACAAGCCGTTCCGCTGCGAggtttgtctttctttctccttctttctctctgtctctcccccccctctctctctctctctctctctctctcgatctctctctctttcactctccttctctctctctgtctctctccctcatctgttaaaatgttctctctgttcctttctctacagtatatctctataAATAAcaccctctctatctctgatTTATCTCTAGGTGTGTAACTATTCCACCACGACCAAGGGCAACCTGAGCATCCACATGCAGTCGGACAAGCACCTGAACAACGTTCAGACCCTGCAGAACGGGGGCACTGAACCACAGTacacccacactcacacccacagccacagccacacccACTCCCCCTGCCATAGCCATGCCAAGCCCGTGCCCAGCGGCAGCCTGGCGGGAGGATGTGGTACCCCCTCGCCGTCCAAGCCCAAACAGAAGCCCATGTGGCGTTGTGAGGTGGGTGAAACTACACGTTGGACTAGGGCTGTTCTAGTGCTGATCATTGTTTTAGACACAAATCTAGGATCCGCTTATCTTCCCCTGATCCATAAGAGGAAAAATCACAACTCTGCCAATAGATCAGTGTCTTGGCGCAGCTTCTTCTTACTATGTTTGACTGACACTTTTCGACTTTGT
Coding sequences:
- the LOC112075924 gene encoding zinc finger homeobox protein 4-like, whose amino-acid sequence is MATCDSPSMVLRQENGQKLLLLPTGPCDAEKTERDRTAAAAGMDPNSDTNHTAAAPEHSPATPNNTTDTGSPLKNEQHSRIESFTGNGTVVLGSDHAHTAASLVAPVKDIPCNECSTSFSSLQQYMEHHCPNTRLPNAAGREEEEEGESEGEGKPDVVAEVCERDSEMEDELEDSDVENLCGEIVYQPDGSAFILEDSKEHRGGASQGLLSLKTFPPSPHNPTSATNNAHCGLMTHGGVRDQAELPATAPMSFCPQVINTFHIASSLGKAFPGDPAATSSFPNTSAFAGASGPVLHSFRVYDLRHKNDKDYLTVDGAAKNSCVSKDVPNNVDLSKFEGCVSDGQRKPVLMCFLCKLSFGYSRSFVTHAVHDHRMTLNEQEQKLLSNKHVSAIIQGIGKDKEPLISFLEPKKSTNSVLPHFSTAASFLGPDSGFHGLWNAFHAENTDSLQAGFAFLKGSASSNPANQTPRTPPMPKAETNPNLVGVTGTYLRTPASSASLIHSSPMATVLERDSPESDCEGLPPCTLHGSDLNSYPLIKREPAAEGGQSPEEDMEDIYFNGGVEMETEDDEPVGDSTSSKDSPILNQSISHLSNSVLKYSGNKGPFSFSSSSREEMEKNQLNSDLARDRDSSNDSSSEVLAGPDGSSPSSHLMMPRDEESPGPLHQHGGNPVTPGTPGTPGLGEGSPGSCIECPKCDTVLGSSRSLGGHMTMMHSRNSCKTLKCPKCNWHYKYQQTLDAHMKEKHPESGGSCVYCRTGQAHPRLARGESYTCGYKPFRCEVCNYSTTTKGNLSIHMQSDKHLNNVQTLQNGGTEPQYTHTHTHSHSHTHSPCHSHAKPVPSGSLAGGCGTPSPSKPKQKPMWRCEVCDYETNVARNLRIHMTSEKHMHNMMLLQQNMKQIQHGLHLGLAPAEAELYQYYLAQNIGLTGVKLESPGPDTQMIINPFQLDPNTAAALSSGLVNNELSAELRLASGQLMADDLSVLSGESGIGGSGELSPPISDPSLHIYQCSVCSRFTSDSLEVLGAHVNAERTLPEDEWRGIVGDVYQCKLCTYNTQLKANFQLHCKTDKHMQKHQLVAHIKEGGKANQWRLKCVAIGNPVHLKCNACDYYSNSVDKLRLHATNQRHEAAIRLYKHLQKQESACGSRAVMVVLRALCD